One segment of Trachemys scripta elegans isolate TJP31775 chromosome 1, CAS_Tse_1.0, whole genome shotgun sequence DNA contains the following:
- the LOC117872490 gene encoding putative olfactory receptor 52P1: MAAFNLTPSEPSPFILMGIPGQEVAHMWISIPFSTFYIISLFGNFMLLFIVGKEQTLHKPMYLLLCMLALTDIGMSTSVMPKALCILWFNLKGITLGGCLTQMFFIHAVSVMQSAVLVTMAFDRYIAICNPLRYTTILTNARIAKLGLVGLTRAVLFILPMPLLVSRLPFCANRIIPHTYCEHMAVAKLSCGDFTVNRMYGLVVAFVVIGLDLTLIALSYSLIIRAVLRISSKTAHQKALNTCTSHICVMLMSYTACLFTYLTQRFGQGIAPHVHVTFANFYLLVPPMLNPIIYGVKTKELRDKVDKYTCRR, translated from the coding sequence ATGGCAGCTTTCAACCTCACCCCCTCTGAACCTTCACCATTTATCCTAATGGGCATCCCAGGCCAGGAAGTAGCCCATATGtggatttccatccctttctctacATTCTACATTATCAGCTTGTTTGGAAATTTCATGCTTCTGTTTATTGTAGGCAAAGAGCAGACCCTGCACAAGCCAATGtacctgctgctctgcatgctggcacTCACAGACATTGGCATGTCTACCTCCGTTATGCCAAAGGCACTGTGTATATTATGGTTCAATTTGAAAGGCATTACTCTGGGTGgttgcctcacccagatgttcttcATTCACGCAGTTTCTGTTATGCAGTCAGCCGTCCTTGTGACAATGGCCTTTGATCGTTACATTGCCATATGTAACCCTCTGAGATACACCACCATCCTCACCAACGCACGAATAGCTAAACTAGGGCTTGTGGGTTTGACAAGAGCTGTTCTCTTTATTCTGCCAATGCCCCTACTCGTGAGCAGGCTCCCATTCTGTGCCAACCGCATTATCCCCCACACGTACTGCGAGCACATGGCTGTGGCGAAGCTGTCATGTGGGGACTTCACAGTCAACAGGATGTATGGCTTGGTGGTAGCATTTGTGGTCATTGGGTTGGACCTGACGCTCATTGCCCTGTCCTACAGTCTGATCATCAGGGCTGTCCTCAGAATTTCCTCCAAGACAGCCCACCAGAAAGCCCTTAACACCTGCACATCCCACATCTGTGTGATGCTGATGTCTTATACTGCCTGCCTCTTCACCTACCTGACACAGAGGTTTGGTCAGGGAATTGCTCCCCATGTGCATGTCACCTTCGCTAACTTCTATCTCCTTGTCCCCCCCATGCTCAACCCTATCATTTATGGAGTCAAAACCAAAGAGCTTCGTGATAAAGTGGACAAATACACCTGCAGAAGGTAA